One region of Oryza glaberrima chromosome 7, OglaRS2, whole genome shotgun sequence genomic DNA includes:
- the LOC127779298 gene encoding uncharacterized protein LOC127779298, with protein sequence MTAQKPVKRRYTWATTTTGIVHKDVRGGTSHSHITKEVITTLAQLAALVLENESGRIPGQPEFSVENVKVITMRGGKSTYDPPYPNPAGTSSVSREAPSGSTADVDVQLEKIVPQEYCDTRLLPFPQRSKKLLVDEQFARFVEVIQNIHINVPLLDAMQVLTYARYLKDILNNKRPPPTTKVVKLTEQCSNIILHKLPKKKKDPGCPTITCSIGTQKFDQALYNLGASISVLPKDVFDKLNFTVLAPTPMRLQLADSSICYPAGIAEDVPIKIWDLFIPVDFVVLDMDTEKETPLILGASVP encoded by the exons ATGACTGCCCAAAAACCCGTGAAGAGGCGAtatacatgggcaacaacaacaacgggtatcgTCCACAAGGATGTCAGGGGTGGAACTAGCCACTCCCATATTACCAAGGAGGTAATAACAACG CTGGCTCAATTAGCTGCTTTAGTACTTGAAAATGAATCTGGGAGGATTCCAGGTCAACCCGAATTTTCCGTTGAAAATGTTAAGGTGATCACAatgaggggaggtaagtccacttaTGATCCaccatatcctaaccctgcagggACTAGCAGTGTCTCCCGAGAAGCACCATCTGGAAGCACAGCTGATGTAGATGTTCAGCTAGAAAAGATcgtgccgcaggagtactgcgacacacgACTGCTGCCTTTCCCTCAGAGAAGCAAGAAACTGTTAGTAGACGAGCAGTTTGCTCGTTTTGTTGAGGTGATTCAGAACATCCACATTAACGTGCCATTGTTGGATGCCATGCAAGTGCTAACATACGCACGTTATCTCAAGGATATCCTTAACAACAAAAGGCCGCCCCCAACAACTAAagtggtcaagctgacggagcAGTGCAGCAATAttatactccacaagctcccgaaaaagaagaaggatccggggtgtcccacgATCACTTGCTCGATCGGGACACAAAAATTCGACCAAGCCCTTTACAACTTAGGAGCAAGCATAAGCGTCTTGCCCAAAGACGTCTTTGACAAACTCAACTTCACGGTATTGGCACCAACGCCAATGCGCCTGCAGTTGGCTGACTCGTCAATTTGTTACCCGGCTGGGATAGCAGAGGATGTGCCGATCAAGATTTGGGATCtcttcatcccggttgactTCGTGGTGCTCGACATGGACACTGAAAAGGAGACGCCGCTCATTTTGGGGGCGTCCGTGCCTTAG
- the LOC127779816 gene encoding uncharacterized protein LOC127779816 → MPPPPPSPPVQLETSNRTPSVAGSHNVEEEEQPAAPAIPVLADLFSFDIKDYLDEETEEDTTSKALAPLSDDVKKTLEDISHRLEGSSLDNLVVDCGSIRTRLHEVQALIPDELADALTPVVYLEQHQFKLEKAKQRLADRRERKDIEATIQANRHLVHEEKSKLDQLSEGPIKSNIDRLEARKIELLAQLQECNAELDLEHKKLADLRQIVEEQKARLKSAIKNVADMTKSLKVIPGTDIQDAQAIEEVEQIRQMALSAIQRYLSQ, encoded by the exons ATG cctcctcctcctccttcgcctcctGTGCAGCTAGAAACAAGCAATCGCACTCCATCAGTTGCAGGTAGTCACAATGtcgaagaggaagaacaaccagctgctcctgctatccca gtcttagccgatctgttctcgTTTGATATCAAAGATTATCTTGATGAAGAGACAGAAGAAGATACCACCAGCAAGGCTCTAGCCCCTCTgtccgatgatgtgaagaaaacacttgaagacaTCTCACATAGGCTGGAAGGATCATCACTGGACAACTTGGTGGTTGACTGTGGGTCAATCAGGACTCGGCTACATGAAGTTCAAGCTCTAATCCCTGATGAACTAGCTGATGCTCTCACTCCAGTCGTTTATCTTGAACAACATCAATTTAAGCTAGAGAAAGCCAAGCAGAGATTAGCCGATCGCCGGGAGCGCAAAGATATTGAAGCCACAATCCAGGCCAATCGGCaccttgtgcatgaagagaagtccaagcttgatcagttgtctgagggcccgatcaaatccaatattgatcggctcgaagctcgtaagattgagctcttggcccaacttcaagaatgcaacgcCGAACTGGATCTGGAACACaagaagctagccgatctccggCAAATTGTCGAAGAACAGAAGGCAAGGctgaaatcggctatcaagaatgtcgcagatatgaccaagtccttaaaagtcatccctggaaccgatattcaagatgcccaagctattgaagaagtagaacaaattaggcaaatggctctatcggctatccagcgctATTTGTCTCAGTGA